A region of the Sphaerodactylus townsendi isolate TG3544 linkage group LG15, MPM_Stown_v2.3, whole genome shotgun sequence genome:
tctctgcattccccccccccccaaatccaggtttttcaagaatcacactatgtgcaattcttttcttGTAACGCGCTTCACAGCCACGGccgagcaaatggccaggcaggaggtgctttagtTGGGCACGCTTCCCTTTTTTATATATCCCAGCTCACATCACTCTGGTATAAAGGGACATATTATGGctctgggggttcatttgtgcctaCCTGCGAAGCCACGCGTTAGtggaaggtaaataaataaaccctgcaCCTCCGTGCAAAGGAGTACACCCCAGCCAATGCGCTCGCTGTCCataggacagccagccatgcaagcagTCCCGGGCAAGGATGGATtaatttatcccacctgcaatgTGCTTTAGATTTACGGtccagaaagggcctgagtcttcAGAAGCTACATCTATTGTTTTCAAACACACATAAAATAAACtctagtattttaaaaaaattaagcaagatTTATCAAGGAACATCTTTCCTACTGTAACCCTTGGCACTAATGTGGTCAGCCCCTGATTTCTATCGATTTGCAACACTTGCATAGGACTCAAATTATGaatcaattcagaaaaaaatactgttaatgtaacctcagctaatgggttctgtggggcagaacttggaatgagtttgcaacaacattttttttaaaaaaacaaaatggtttactttcttaacatataacatcaacatataacatcacacttaagggtcctgttcaggttgcattttcaagtccttatatttacagtctactgatactgccaagtgcaattcttctttgcaagtgggttggctcctgaagactccaagggcttgatgaacaggcttcaacatgatgaaggtttcctggAGAACTCTTacccattaaaaacattaaaaaaaacctttaacaaggtgctaagggcttatacaaatcaaggtccgagtctggtagccttgttttcTCCAAActatatgagctctgcagcctcctgctgttttgagtctccaaccctttctgggtcaacccattctgagcatgggggttacattaacaatgcatccaatccaatccaaccaCCATACATACAACAAAAAGAAGTTATACAAATAGAAAATTCAATATTGTCCACTTTAAACTACTCTAAAGACAAGGCTTTCAATTTCTGTGCTCTTACATCATGAGTCAGTTTACCAATAGATTTCCTGAGAGTCTCTTTCACCTCTCTGTTCCTCAGACTGTATATGAGGGGATTGACCAAGGGTGTTAGAATGGTGTAAAAAACAGAGAACACTTTGTTTAGCTTCCTCAGATTGTCAGTATTTGGGAGCACATAGACAGTGATTAAAGTCCCATAATAAATTGTGACTACAATAAGGTGAGAAGAACATGTGGAGAAGGCCTTTTTCCTGCCAGTGGCCGATGGGATCTTCAGGATGGCAATGATGATAAATGTGTATGATGTCAGCGTCAATAAAAAGGGAGGCAGGGTGAAGAAGGTTGAGAATATCATTCCCATCCGTTCAAATCTTTGTCCTTCACTGCAAGAGATTCTGGCTACAGGGGTCAGATCACAAAAGAAATGGTCTATTTCGTTAGAGCCACAGAATGCCAACCTTGTCATCAGATACATCATTACAGACATTGCCAGAAATCCGTTAATCCATGAGCCAGATGCCATGTAGAGACAGGCCTTCATATTCATCAGGGTTGCATAATGCAGTGGTTTGCATATTGCTGTGTACCTGTCGTAAGACATCACAGCCAAGAGGCCGCATTCTGTAACTACTAGAGCAGCAAAGAAATAGAATTGGGCAATGCAGCCAGGAATGGAAATGGTTTTCTCTCCAGTCAGGAAACTGACAAGAAGTCTGGGCAAGATGGTTGACGTGTAGAAGGTCTCCAAGCAGGACAGATTCCCAAGGAAAAAATACATGGGAGTGTGAAGGTTATGGTTTAATACAACTAGAATTATGATGAGAATGTTGCCGACCATGGTAAAGATATAAATCactagaaacagaagaaaaaggaccatgtccagatgctgaagATCACCAAATCCTAGAAGAATTAATTCTGTAACGTTGGTTTGACTCCCTCTGTCTCCAACagccattttaattttgtttctagagaaAGGAAACATTAGAGAATTCAGTGCATTTTTGACCACTGGCAATTACCACATAAACCATGGGTGTTAATTTCATACAATGGTATTGTTTATGGTGTTGGtgtattccagtggtggcgaacctatggcacgtgtgccagaggtggcactcagagccctctctgtgggcatgcacaaacagagtgccccacacccacatctaggctggcctgggccaccgggctcgattattagcattaaacctaagacctagttttggggaagcagtgtaggtaaccgtgttaagcgctgttaaaccccactaattttcatgtgaagatataaaacacgatcctttacctgggagtaagcttggttgctggcaatggggcttgtttctgagtaaaccctcctaggatcgtgattcacccattggaagagttgctcggttgcttcaaagcaaagctaccaactaccagcaagcttactcctgagtaacgcacacctcggagccaactgttttttctaaactaaaacctcagtattcaagttaaattgctgtgctggcactttgcgataaataagaaggtttggggttgcaatttgggcgttccgtctcgaaaaggttcgccatcactggtgtattcTCTTTCTCTGGGCCTATCTTTAGATAGATGCTTTATGAAACAGTAAGCAGCAATGTGACAATGTAAAGACAACTGCACCTGTAGGTCTGTGTTTGTCTCTGAAAAACACCTTTTCCAAATTTTAACCGTTTAACTACTTGACTTCAATTGGTGGTATTGAATGAAATTGCAGaggctttgcatttgtaacatgaattgtGGAGAGTCAGTTCATCATGTCCTTCACCATTGCCCTTTATATAATTCAGCTGGGGGaaagttcctggcacctttgctgATTGATAGCAGCATTCTTACAGACCAACGGAAAACCCTCCTCCTTCTGGACAATGGCTGaagagaagtcttagagttgaTTGCCAGGTTCCTCAGTATTTTACTTGCAaggcattttattctgtttttactcTATCGTATTAgagggtttttaaatatatacattgtTTTATGCTGTTCTATAAATTTGTATCTTTTAAAATCATGTATAATTGTTGTTATTTGAAtattaaaggtttcaattcagTAATTGCAGGTAGCAAATACATATATTTTGGTCAGTTATGGACAGTTTTACCATTCtatttttacactgctgttgAGCACAGATATGGTTTTTTCAGTAACCCCCAAACTTCGTGATCCATGTCGTTGAACATGGCACATCATCCTGTCACACTGTACTCTTTAGGGAAATCTCAGCTATAGTGGCACTGGCTCAGTTCAAGGAACAACGGTTCAAAGATTCACTCTGCCTGGAAGCTCACCAGTTGCTTGGTGTAGTTAATCTGTCAGTCCAGCCTACCTCAGAGAGTTGGCCAAGGCTCTTTCAAGTGAGAGTGCTATCCGTACATCATTCAACAAGTTACAGCTGGCACACAGTAGTTTGGGGACCTAAGAAACACTTCCTTTCATCCCTCTGGCAAAATGTGGACCATGTGCCTGTATTTTTATAACAAGGGCTTGGCACATATCTGTTTGTAAATGGCATGTGACCAGGAGGCTGTGTATCTCAGGTCCCACCCTGCTAATAATCAGTGATGCCTCTGCAGTAAATTGGCACCCCCActaatagcagccatcgagtcaccggtggcggccattgcggcagaggtgagcgACACaaggcaaagaggagggggacaTTCAGCTCatagggcgcagttgcagggagctgcaatgattggcccaagctgaaaaaggcgggagcagcAAGATGCATAAAAGCACCATGCcctgagcctcggccttcttgtctagccgaggctcaagaacgatgtgacccacccacccacccaccctccctagctgCAATTGTTAATAGTTGGCTTGTTGTAATGGTTTATTGCATAACTTTACTTTGTTGCAGCCTGGCGGGTTGGCAatggaatcgcaacatctggggggagaagccgagccaggtggccggtcttctccatgacTTGTGCCCTTAATGAAGGGCCGGAGGGgcgggccggtaagcaagccagtaggcttagctggtgcccgacaccccagaaGGTGCGGGTGGGgcaggccggtaggcaagccggtaggcttagccggtgcccgctacccccagcaggaagggttgacaccaaggggtatccaccccggtggctcctggcttcctgcccaatgcccccaatggagattggggaaggCATGATGTTGCGATCCAtctgtctgcccagcttcttaagtgttttgatgtttgctaattaataaattgggctgcggcccaatctatttccaagctttggtttgatgtgtttatttgccggggaagggtctacaccatctgcacgcaattatTCTACCCCAGAAATTATATGAATGGTAAAGAAATAGTAATAGTAGTTTATTATTACGGCCCTTAGGCTAGCCAAGTAGAGTTGtcttttatacctcac
Encoded here:
- the LOC125444185 gene encoding olfactory receptor 11A1-like, whose amino-acid sequence is MAVGDRGSQTNVTELILLGFGDLQHLDMVLFLLFLVIYIFTMVGNILIIILVVLNHNLHTPMYFFLGNLSCLETFYTSTILPRLLVSFLTGEKTISIPGCIAQFYFFAALVVTECGLLAVMSYDRYTAICKPLHYATLMNMKACLYMASGSWINGFLAMSVMMYLMTRLAFCGSNEIDHFFCDLTPVARISCSEGQRFERMGMIFSTFFTLPPFLLTLTSYTFIIIAILKIPSATGRKKAFSTCSSHLIVVTIYYGTLITVYVLPNTDNLRKLNKVFSVFYTILTPLVNPLIYSLRNREVKETLRKSIGKLTHDVRAQKLKALSLE